In Planctomycetota bacterium, the genomic window GCGACAAGGTGCGCGACGAGCTCACGGCTCGCAAGATCGGCACCGAGATCTACTATCCGCTCTCGCTGCACATGCAGGAGTGCTACAAGCATCTGGGCTACCGCGTGGGATCCTTCCCGCACTCGGAGCGTGCCGCTCTGGAGACCATCGCGCTGCCGATCTACGGCGAGCTCAGCCCGGCGCAGCGATCGCATGTGGCGGAGTGCCTGGTGGAAGCCGTCCAGAAGTTCAGCTGATCCGCGCGCAGTGGTGATCAGGGCAGAAGCGACGCGAGGTCGCGCACGCCGACGCATTCCGGCGACGTGATCGGCTCGCCGAACTCCGAGTTGATCCGGCTGCCGTAGAAGCGGCCCATCGCCTCGACCCATTTGGGCAGGGAGCGGTTGCCGGGGTTGGCCTCGAACTGGCTTTTGTACGCGGCGATCGCCCGCATCTTCTTCTGCTCGAACCCGGCGCAATCCACGATCAGGTCGGGCTGGGGAATGTTCTTCAGATGCGTGCAGAAATAGTGCAGAAGCCGCCGCGGATGGTGGGGGTCGCCGGCCAGGGCGGACTTGGTCAGCTTGGCGTCGAAGCGGGCGTCAATGCCAATGCGGCAGAGGGCCAGGTGGTCCGGGTGCGCGTCCAGCGGATGGGGCACGAACATCAGGTCGATCTTGTTCAGGCGCAGCTGCCCGGCGAGCGCGTGGCGCGAGGGAAGGTCGTGGATCACGGCGCGGTTGGTCCAGCCCAGATTGACGCGCTCGACGCCGAGGATCCTCGCGGCCTCGGCCGCCTCCTTCGCCCGCGTCGCCGGATCGCCGTGGGGGGTGGGCTCGCCGTTGGTGGCGTCGATGATGAGCACGCGGTGCCCTTGCGAAACCAGCAGCGCCATGGTGGCGCCGAGTCCAAGTTCCGCGTCGTCGGGGTGGGCCGCCAGGACCGCGATGTTCATGGCATGGATCCTAGGGAGATTCGGGAGGAAGCAATCCGTCGGGCAGGCGGTCCTGCAGCGAGGGCTGAAGCTCCTCGACCCATTCGTTGCGCGCCGCCAGGAACTCCCGGGCGAGCGACGGATTGGCTTTCAGCAGTGTCTGCCGCTCCTGCTCCAGGCGCAGCAGCGCCGCGATGA contains:
- a CDS encoding PIG-L family deacetylase, giving the protein MNIAVLAAHPDDAELGLGATMALLVSQGHRVLIIDATNGEPTPHGDPATRAKEAAEAARILGVERVNLGWTNRAVIHDLPSRHALAGQLRLNKIDLMFVPHPLDAHPDHLALCRIGIDARFDAKLTKSALAGDPHHPRRLLHYFCTHLKNIPQPDLIVDCAGFEQKKMRAIAAYKSQFEANPGNRSLPKWVEAMGRFYGSRINSEFGEPITSPECVGVRDLASLLP